The sequence below is a genomic window from Thalassoroseus pseudoceratinae.
ACCGACGGAACCTCGAACACGCTGGCCGCCGGCGAGTTGTCCTTCGAATTCGGTGGTTGGGCACGTGGTGCCTACGGGGGCGGAAGCGGAGGTGGTGGTGGAGGCGGCGGAGGCGGTGGAGGAGGCGGGCAGGGGTTTGCTCGGGGCGTGCTGCGATGGTGGAAAGGCAGCCCGAACTGTGCCGTCGCCGGTCTCAACCCCAAGCCCTCAACGTGTTCCAACAATGTCGAACAGCGATTTCAATTTTCCAGTCCACACCCCGGTGGCGTGCACTTCACGTTTGCCGACGGTCACGCGACATTTCTGAGTGAAAACATCAATATCGACACGCTCGAAGCGCTCACGACCCGCAACGGCGGTGAAGTCATTCCCGAGTACTAGAGCAAGATTTCACGATGTCCGACATTTTGGAACATCGCCCCGATCACCGAATTCGTTCCCGTCGCCGAGTGAGAATAGCCCGCAACGCGACGTCCAACGGCCAATCCGTCCGCACGAAAACGTAATCCATATGTAGGCTTCGACACCCCACACGGACCTGCGACAAAAAGCTCTCGAATTCTTGCCGATACGCCTTCCGCAACGCCTTTGGATCCGTCATCTGATTTCCTGCCTGCTCAAGCCCCTTGAACAGCGTGGGGTCTTCGAAGGGGAAGTCTTGCTCAGCCGGGTCGACAATGTGCAGCACACTGACGTCGTGTCGACGATGACGGAAATGCTTCAACCCCAGCAATAACGACTCAGGGTCGTCGAACAGGTCGCTCATCAGAATCACCAAACCGCGTTTACGGATTCGCTCGGCGAGACTGTGCAAAATCGGCCCCAACGCCGTCTCCCCGGTCGCCGGTGCCGTTTCCAACACATGCAAAACATGCTTCAAATGTGACGGCTGACTCGATGAACGCAGGAAATTCGAGACGTCCCGATCAAACGTCGCCAAACCGACCGCATCCTGCTGTTGCACCACTAACCATGCCAGCGCCGCTGACAAATGCCGAGCGTAGTCCAGCTTCGACATGGGCACACCGTCCGAACGATACTGCATCGATTCACTCGTATCCGCGAGCAGCCAACACGCGAAGTTGGTCTCTTGCTCGTACTGTTTGAGGTAAATCCGATCGCTCTTGCCATAGACCTTCCAATCTACATACCGCAAGTCATCACCCGGCACATACTCGCGGTGCTCAGCGAACTCAACCGAAAACCCGTGAAACGGACTTTGATGAGCCCCCGAAACGTACCCCTCAACGATCAATCGCGCTTTCAAATCCAACCCGCTCAGCCGAGCGAGGGTCGCGGGATCCAAATAATTCGGTGACTCAGCCACTTCGCGACCCCGTATCCTGAAAATTTGTCGACACTCGAATGCACCCGCACCCGATGAAAAGCGATTGAGGGAAACAACTCCAAAAATCCCCCCGCAAAAACGAGCGGATGCGTTTGCCCGAACTCATCCGATTCACTATAATCCGCTCTTCCTCGAAGTGAAACAATCACCCACCAGGGAAATTGTCTCAAATCGCAGGGAGCGATCAGGCCAGGCAGTGTTGTCCGTCGATAACAACAATACCTAGCATGCCCCAAGTTTGGCGGTGTAGCTCAGTTGGTTAGAGCAGCGGAATCATAATCCGCGTGTCGGGGGTTCGAGTCCCTCCACCGCTACTTTCACTTTCACCGGATATAGGCGGACAAGAGCGGTCCAAACCCTTGTTTTCATGGGGTTTGGGCCGTTCTTCTTTGATCGATTCGGCCTGCGGATTTCCGCTCGTTTCGGACATGGGCGGACATGCCCGGCCGTCAGCTTGTACAAGAAAATGGCAAGCTTTCGGGTTCGCATCGGCGGCGGAGTCGTGATCGGTGCCCGTCGCTCGAAGCAGTTGTACAGATGTTTCCGGTCGGTTGGGCGAACTGCTCGGTACATTCGGAAGTTCATCCAATGCCCCGGCCATGTCACGAACCGACAGGTGCGTGTACCGGTCCATCGTAAGTGTGATCGTCGAATGCCGGGCAAGTTGCTGGGCGGTCTTGGGATGCACGCCAGCGGCCGCCAGCGATGAAATGAAGTGATGTCGCAGGGCGTGGAAATCGAACACGCGGCCATCACTGTCGGTGGCTTGCAGAATGTCCGACCGTTCGCGTCGCTGGCGTTCAGCTTCATTGGGGGCGGTTTTCAGCCAAGCTTTGCGAGCGTCGGATAGATCCTTGCGAAGCATTCGGGCAGCCCGTTCGATCCACGTTCCCGGCCACAACGGGCTATTGTCGTCACTGTCGCGACAGTCGAGCCACCCCTGGAGAGTTGCGGCCACGTCGGGGCGGAGCGGTTGCACGTCCATCCGACGGCGTTTCGAATAGGCGGCTTCAATGGTGACTGTCGGCGTCTCGCCATCGAAGTCGAAACTTCCCGGTGTAAGGCTCGCCAGTTCGTTTGCTCGCAGTCCGCCATACGCGGCGGTGAGATAGAGCATCACCCGATCCTCTCCCGAGAGCCCGCGAAACGATCGAGAGGATTTGGAAGTCGTTTCGATCAGCCAACGGAATTCCTCCGGATCGGCACTGCGGCGTTCCCGGCGAACATCGGTTCGTGGGTTCTGACCGGTTAAATGGTCGAGTGTGTTTTCCGGCCAGCGGCGTTCCTTGGCTAGCCATGTTCCAAACTGCTTCATCGCGGCCAGATAGTAGTTGCTCGTCTTGATACCGATGTGTTCGGCGTCACGTTCGTCCGCCAACCAAGCGGCCACCCGATGGGCTTGGATATCCGCCAGTCGATCGAAACCGCAGCCGTCACAAATTGACTGCACACGGTAGCAGGTTTGTTTGACGTGCTTGGGACTATTTCCCTTCGCCTCGAGATGGCGGCGGAAGTCTGCCAAGTGTTCCGACAGCGGGCGTTTGCGGTGATCTTCGAACGGGTCGACCATCCCTTGTCGCTGGCGTTCGGCTTTGCGTTTGAGTTCGACCAGCATGGTCTCCGCAGCGTCCTTGTCAGTCGCGAGCGGAACTTTCTGCAGAACATCATCGGCGTCCCGGTACCGCCCGTAATACTTCTTCGACTCGAGCTGGTAGCGTTGCCCGTCATCGGTCAGTGGGGCGGTGATGGTTCGGCCGCTTCGTTGCTTGAACCGGACGAATCGCTGGGCGGACTTCACGCCGTTCCGCGTCACCGTCTTGGTGACAATTTCGGCATCGGCGGGAACGGGTTTCGTGTAGGTCTGTTTGAAGACTTGGGCCATGAATGGTCATCCCTTCTGGAACACGCCGGCCGACCGCCGGCCCGGGTTCCAGACCAGACCGACAGCCAACCGGCAAAGGATTGGACGGTATTGTAACTTCCATCCGGTCGAATGCGATCAACTTGTCAATTCGGGACCGGATGCAGGAACTTCTTCCTCTCGATTTAAATCGACGCGGCTGACGGGAATCTCCCGGGGAGCTTCGATACCAAGCTTCACAGCTCGTCGAGAGAGCTGCAGAACTTTGATGGTGATGTCTTCACCGATGAAAACCGTCTC
It includes:
- a CDS encoding DUF58 domain-containing protein; the encoded protein is MAESPNYLDPATLARLSGLDLKARLIVEGYVSGAHQSPFHGFSVEFAEHREYVPGDDLRYVDWKVYGKSDRIYLKQYEQETNFACWLLADTSESMQYRSDGVPMSKLDYARHLSAALAWLVVQQQDAVGLATFDRDVSNFLRSSSQPSHLKHVLHVLETAPATGETALGPILHSLAERIRKRGLVILMSDLFDDPESLLLGLKHFRHRRHDVSVLHIVDPAEQDFPFEDPTLFKGLEQAGNQMTDPKALRKAYRQEFESFLSQVRVGCRSLHMDYVFVRTDWPLDVALRAILTRRRERIR
- a CDS encoding carbon storage regulator, which gives rise to MLVLTRLHGETVFIGEDITIKVLQLSRRAVKLGIEAPREIPVSRVDLNREEEVPASGPELTS